CATCACAAAGCGGCGTGAAGGTCCAGCAAGGCAGGGTCGACGGGGTCGGCCAGCATTTTCCTGATCCCGCTGTTCTGTGCGATGAGTTCCTCCAGTTTCCCGGATAGAATAGCGGAAGCAGGCTTCAACTGCGCCTGGATGACTCTGGCCTCGTCGATCTTCCCCAGGGCCACCAGGGATACGCCCAGGGAGAAGACAGGACCGGGATGCCTCAGGGCGGACACGCTCTTCCTGAAACCATCCCTTGCCGCCGACCAGTCCCCCAGGTGGGCTTCCGAGATCGCCGCCAGGTAACCGGCCTCCTCGAGGGGTCTCCTGGTTTGCCTTTCCCACATGAAGGGTCCCTTTCCACAATCCACGGCCATCCTGCCCAATCTTTTGACCCCCTCCCAGTCCTTCATGGCCGCCCGGGCCGAACAAAGCATGGCTTTCGCATCGCTCCCCATGCCCTGGGCCGGGAGGTCCGAGAGAGTATCCGTCGCCCGGTGGTCACCCGACAAAGCCTCCACAACTCCCTTTATAAGACGGATGTAGGGATTTAAAAGATCTTTCCACAGAAGACTTCTTGCGCCGAACAGATCTTTCCTCGCCATGAGGAGACGGCCTAGCCAGAAAATCCTGGGGCTTTCCATTTCGGGATCCTCGGAGGGCGTCAAGAGATAACTTTCCGCCTCCTGCCATCGCTCATCTTCGATCAGGGACCGGGCCAGCCAGAAGGAAGCCCGCGAATCGCCCGCTAGGCTGCCGGCTTCGGCGAAAAAATCCAGGGCTTCATTGAAACGGCCCGAAGCGGCTGAAAGGGAAGCCAGCCTCCTGGCGCAAAGTGACCGCTCCTCTCCGCCCAGGCCCGTTTCCCAGGCTTTACGGTAAAGTAACTCGGCCCCTGCCAGGTCGCCCTTGTCATCGGCTGCCATGGCCAGCCTGATACCGGCCTCTCCCGTGGGGTCCTCCTCAAGGATATCCCGGAAGATTTCCTCGGCCCTTTCCTTCTCACCCACCTGTTCAAGCAGTTGAGCGAGCCTTCGCCAATCCCCGGTATTCCTGGGTTCAAGTTCAAGGGCTATATCCAGTGAGGCGGCCGCTTCCCGGATTCTTTCCGAGGCTTCGTGGATCACCGACATGAGCCGGTGGGCTACAGGCTCATCGGGAATACGGACGATGGAACCCATCACTATCTCCCCGGCGGAGTCCAGCGCTTCCTTATTCCCCGTGGCGATCAGGGCCTCAGTGAAGAGCAGTTTTGACTTATCTGGATTTCCATAGGCGAAAAATAGCGCATCCTTAAGGGCGGGGGCGCTACTCGCCCATCGTGATTGATCCCAGGGAAGATCTCTCAGGATAGCAGGAGGCAGCT
Above is a window of Thermovirga sp. DNA encoding:
- a CDS encoding AAA family ATPase, translated to EAVLWLNQHRRSGDLGELRLQSFHFCFRGNPGTGKTTVARLIGGIFHRYGLLRVGDVVEVDRARLLGSTPGETEIKTGRAIRSALDGVLFVDEAYSLLGSGESSDPGMRALEVITKSMEDYRDVLIVIFAGYPSEMDALFENAPGLRGRVPFHLDFPDYSPSELLDIMLLMAAAEDLELSDEAAGKFLRIMNERVTHRDFSNAREVRNLLDQAKGELSRRLQTRRKVSRWDMKVITALDLGPPDTELLSSLEAARKEMYRAPLDPGLRSSFASICARAGMWSDVVSALEVVEKDLSPEYRALLGRALYTIGDRERSWEVFSTMSEPSAGSYYRGLSALWAGDLPVASSMLGLASSTDPASPDILLALSAAKFLAGDFRGATDSFMAGVSSTGGKLPPAILRDLPWDQSRWASSAPALKDALFFAYGNPDKSKLLFTEALIATGNKEALDSAGEIVMGSIVRIPDEPVAHRLMSVIHEASERIREAAASLDIALELEPRNTGDWRRLAQLLEQVGEKERAEEIFRDILEEDPTGEAGIRLAMAADDKGDLAGAELLYRKAWETGLGGEERSLCARRLASLSAASGRFNEALDFFAEAGSLAGDSRASFWLARSLIEDERWQEAESYLLTPSEDPEMESPRIFWLGRLLMARKDLFGARSLLWKDLLNPYIRLIKGVVEALSGDHRATDTLSDLPAQGMGSDAKAMLCSARAAMKDWEGVKRLGRMAVDCGKGPFMWERQTRRPLEEAGYLAAISEAHLGDWSAARDGFRKSVSALRHPGPVFSLGVSLVALGKIDEARVIQAQLKPASAILSGKLEELIAQNSGIRKMLADPVDPALLDLHAAL